CATATTGCAATTTCAATTGTGCTGATTTTCCACTTATTTTTTGGTTGCGCAGGTATTCATACCGAAAATGGTATATAAAGGGCAAAATGAAACCAGTGATGTGAGCACAAATACTGCTCCTAATATCAATAAAACCAATCCCAAAGTGCCGCTA
This sequence is a window from Bacteroidota bacterium. Protein-coding genes within it:
- a CDS encoding DUF2892 domain-containing protein — its product is MKKNMGSADRIIRILIAAVFAVLYFTGTVSGTLGLVLLILGAVFVLTSLVSFCPLYTIFGMNTCATKK